The DNA sequence TCGGATGTAGCCAGCATGTGTACAGGAGCTTATATATTGGCTTCCACAGGGCTTCTGGATTCAAAAAGCTGTTCTATCCACTGGAATACGGTGGCCAATTTCAAAAAGCTGTTTCCGAAAGTGAATGTAAGGGCTGAAAAAATCATTACGGATGAGCATGGGATCTATACGAACGGCGGAGGCTATTCTTTCTTAAACCTTCTTCTTTATCTGGTTGAAAAATATTATGACAGGCAAACGGCTATTTATTGTTCCAAGATATTTCAGATTGATATTGACAGGGAAACACAGTCGGATTTCATCATCTTTAACGGACAGAAATCGCATGGTGATGAAATGATTATCCAGGCCCAGGAATATATTGAAAAGAATTTCTCTGAGAAAATATCCATGGAAGAGCTATCCAGAAAACTGACGGTCGGTAGGCGAAGCTTTGACCGCAGGTTTATCAAAGCAACCGGCAATACACCTCTTGAGTATCAACAAAGGGTAAAGATAGAATCTGCGAAAAAAGAA is a window from the Chryseobacterium indologenes genome containing:
- a CDS encoding GlxA family transcriptional regulator; translation: MKHLTILVPDAQTAPNTLSCIIGTYHIFTEANRYYSHNNKDMVFTIELAGVSEHSDFVNGLLTVIPQKNIAAIRKTDLIVIPAIAPNFTKIEDQNTALVDWISDQYKNGSDVASMCTGAYILASTGLLDSKSCSIHWNTVANFKKLFPKVNVRAEKIITDEHGIYTNGGGYSFLNLLLYLVEKYYDRQTAIYCSKIFQIDIDRETQSDFIIFNGQKSHGDEMIIQAQEYIEKNFSEKISMEELSRKLTVGRRSFDRRFIKATGNTPLEYQQRVKIESAKKELEVSRKTINEVMYETGYSDVKAFREIFRRITGLSPIEYRNKYNKTGITAKQHH